A window from Betta splendens chromosome 1, fBetSpl5.4, whole genome shotgun sequence encodes these proteins:
- the ddt gene encoding D-dopachrome decarboxylase, with translation MPFIELQTNLDASRFSEDFLKKLCSSTAAALGKPEERMNLVVTPGVKMMIAGSCSPCVMLSVSAIGVTDTADKNKEHSAKIFQFLTTELGLPEDRIVIVFHALEPHQVGKKGTVMSFL, from the exons ATGCCGTTCATCGAGTTACAGACCAACCTGGACGCCAGCCGCTTCTCCGAGGACTTCCTGAAGAAGCTGTGCTCCAGCACCGCGGCTGCTCTGGGGAAGCCGGAGGAG AGGATGAACCTGGTGGTGACACCCGGGGTGAAGATGATGATAGCTGGCTCCTGCTCTCCATGTGTGATGCTCTCTGTATCTGCTATCGGTGTGACTGACACGGCTGACAAGAACAAGGAGCACAGTGCTAAGATCTTCCAGTTTCTGACCACAGAGCTTGGTTTACCTGAAGACAG GATCGTTATCGTGTTCCATGCGCTGGAGCCTCACCAGGTCGGTAAGAAGGGAACCGTAATGAGCTTCTTGTAA
- the LOC114851671 gene encoding homeotic protein spalt-major-like, which translates to MMADSVGFQTQIASIIEILANSAVAEICKLVNDGYAALRSQMEQERETSEKENDALRQRLRDMDVKIRSYERKMRRRSLTAAQCRPPEEPDEHQPLPASSEGKHCHYTSKDNAAVLPVVKQEKVERDDCNLDLKVEVNIRAECGLTAALEPSEEAPHSDTVNSIISSTQPSPSPTETTMDLTCRPRAKRKSNKPLGNTLTISSGGVMAPEAARRDLGESLTESVLKPEMPTEDTTEEELHSSQLSAPVAPDEPSPDRLNSLGLDLAWMQERVSHLGAAYAVAHLGLGNTDAGHPSASFPSQGGGDSLDGPPSMLFTGGPHDMAAFAASFDMAAAAAAAAVVAAPPQAAAPATAPTAVTSSPRRPYRSGGPAAKDPVLCAVCGRVFPSTAALELHQRVHTGERPYTCPHCGKGFAQPNNLRVHLLIHTGERRYRCTLCGKSFISSSHLKRHRTVHTQEKPYSCSRCGQSFSQMCSVRRHRQQSQCGL; encoded by the exons ATGATGGCGGACAGCGTCGGCTTCCAGACGCAGATCGCGTCGATTATAGAGATTCTAGCCAATTCCGCTGTGGCTGAAATCTGCAAGTTGGTAAACGATGGCTACGCGGCGCTGCGCTCGCAGATGGAGCAGGAGCGGGAGACGAGCGAGAAGGAAAACGATGCTCTGCGGCAGAGGCTCCGAGACATGGACGTGAAGATCAGGAGCTacgagaggaagatgaggagacGGAGTCTCACCGCCGCTCAGTGCAGGCCACccgaag aaCCCGACGAGCATCAACCTCTTCCTGCCAGCTCTGAAGGCAAACACTGTCATTACACTTCAAAG GACAATGCTGCGGTGCTGCCTGTGGTGAAGCAGGAGAAAGTGGAGAGAGACGACTGCAACCTGGACCTCAAGGTGGAGGTTAACATCAGGGCGGAATGTGGCCTTACTGCTG CTCTGGAGCCCAGTGAGGAAGCCCCGCACAGTGATACTGTCAACAGCATCATCTCCTCCACCCAACCCTCCCCATCTCCTACTGAGACCACAATGGACCTGACCTGCAGGCCCCGAGCTAAGCGTAAATCCAACAAGCCTCTAGGCAACACTTTGACAATCAGCAGTGGGGGGGTCATGGCCCCCGAGGCTGCTCGTAGGGACCTCGGGGAGAGTCTAACAGAAAGTGTTCTAAAGCCAGAGATGCCGACGGAGGACACCACAGAGGAAGAGCTCCATTCTTCTCAGCTGTCGGCCCCTGTAGCACCCGATGAGCCCAGTCCTGATCGCCTCAACAGCCTGGGCCTGGACCTGGCCTGGATGCAGGAGCGGGTCAGCCACCTTGGTGCAGCGTATGCAGTAGCACATTTAGGATTAGGGAACACAGATGCTGGAcacccctctgcctccttcccctcGCAGGGGGGAGGTGACAGTTTAGATGGCCCTCCAAGCATGCTCTTTACAGGTGGACCCCACGACATGGCTGCCTTCGCTGCCTCGTTTGACAtggctgccgccgctgcagctgctgctgtggtagcTGCCCCACCTCAGGCAGCCGCTCCGGCTACAGCTCCCACCGCCGTGACGAGCAGCCCGAGGCGGCCCTATAGGAGCGGCGGCCCGGCCGCTAAGGACCCTGTGTTGTGTGCCGTGTGTGGGCGCGTCTTCCCCAGCACAGCGGCCCTGGAGCTGCACCAGCGGGTGCACACGGGGGAGAGACCATACACCTGCCCCCACTGTGGAAAGGGCTTTGCACAGCCCAACAACTTGcgggtccacctcctcatccACACCGGGGAGCGGCGTTATCGATGCACATTGTGTGGGAAGAGTTTCATCTCGTCCAGCCACCTGAAGAGGCACCGCACCGTCCACACGCAGGAGAAGCCCTACAGCTGCTCACGCTGTGGACAGTCCTTCAGTCAGATGTGTAGCGTCCGCAGGCACCGGCAGCAGTCCCAGTGTGGTCTTTAG
- the LOC114851655 gene encoding zinc finger protein 239-like encodes MSVAADFHSQIASIMEVLANAAVAEICKVVDDGYAEVHLEMSRSQTENEFLRRKVKLLELQVARFRAERVKGGECSVSRFAGVRLLHRHSKDPLGGASLQAKTRFLTRDAGVKRSVRPDQGVDQEVVTTTKTESAEPEEELLIVKVEGAMDTAGTHHTPPLDSSGGTGGDALAALENASPGQPAGCRSETEGQKNVKNTSNPQSQDQAMEEVKEQHGLSHTLLDRQESSHSEDVELMPCSTHAPQREEGKASFNPTLTNSTSKSCTALTVHQESSGSTRDVTRVSGNSCRVRLLSEQGGGDESGEVMPLSSMRSQYQLPTCVRISEPLTDVVLDNKHNSAFNNPTADSCSLQTQHQVDNQSYGHQASSCQKQASGAAQHQQQQTSLPFACTFCPRRYAHQCHLRIHERVHTGEKPYQCSQCGKSFGQFCSLKRHQMVHTGERPFPCPHCGKQFSTSNNLKVHQSVHTGEKRFHCSKCGKNFSFHSNLIRHQALHSVR; translated from the exons ATGTCGGTTGCCGCGGATTTCCACTCCCAGATCGCCTCCATCATGGAGGTGTTGGCCAACGCGGCCGTCGCTGAGATCTGCAAAGTTGTGGACGACGGATACGCGGAGGTTCACCTAGAAATGTCCCGGAGCCAGACGGAGAACGAGTTCCTGCGGAGGAAGGtcaagctgctggagctgcaggtcgcCCGGTTCCGAGCGGAGAGAGTCAAGGGAGGGGAGTGCTCCGTCAGCCGCTTCGCCGGGGTCCGTCTGCTCCACCGGCACAGCAAGGACCCGCTGGGCG GCGCCTCCCTGCAGGCCAAGACCAGGTTCCTGACCCGAGATGCAGGGGTTAAGCGTTCTGTCAGACCAGACCAGGGTGTGGATCAGGAGGTTGTCACCACCACGAAAACAGAG tcagcagaaccagaggaggagctgctgatcgTCAAGGTGGAGGGAGCGATGGACACGGCCGGCACACACCACACGCCACCGCTTGACTCCAGCGGCGGCACAGGGGGAGACGCGTTGGCCGCCTTGGAGAACGCCAGCCCCGGCCAGCCCGCCGGGTGCCGCAGCGAAACGGAG GGCCAAAAAAACGTGAAAAACACAAGCAATCCTCAGAGCCAGGACCAAGCGATGGAAGAAGTCAAAG aGCAGCATGGTCTCTCCCACACCCTGCTGGACCGGCAGGAGAGCAGCCACTCTGAAGATGTGGAACTGATGCCTTGTTCCACACACGCACCCcagagagaagaaggaaaagcaTCATTCAACCCGACTCTGACAAACTCCACCTCCAAGTCCTGCACTGCCTTAACAGTGCACCAGGAGAGTTCTGGGTCTACACGTGATGTCACGCGTGTTTCAGGGAACAGCTGCAGGGTCAGGCTATTGTCTGAACAAGGGGGAGGTGATGAATCTGGTGAAGTGATGCCTCTCAGCAGCATGAGGTCACAGTATCAGTTGCCCACGTGTGTTCGGATCAGTGAGCCGCTCACTGACGTGGTGTTGGACAATAAACACAACTCTGCCTTTAACAACCCCACAGCAGACTCCTGCTCCCTGCAGACCCAGCATCAGGTGGACAATCAGAGCTATGGTCATCAGGCATCCAGCTGTCAGAAGCAGGCATCTGGGGCagcacagcaccagcagcagcagacttcTCTTCCCTTTGCCTGCACCTTCTGTCCACGCCGCTATGCCCACCAGTGTCATCTACGCATCCATGAGCGTGTCCACACAGGGGAGAAGCCgtaccagtgctcccagtgtgGGAAGAGCTTTGGGCAGTTCTGCAGCCTCAAGCGCCACCAAATGGTCCACACAGGGGAGCGGCCCTTTCCCTGCCCCCATTGTGGAAAGCAGTTCTCCACCTCCAACAACCTGAAGGTCCACCAGAGCGTCCACACCGGGGAGAAGAGGTTTCACTGTTCCAAGTGTGGGAAGAACTTCTCCTTCCACAGCAACCTGATACGGCACCAGGCCCTGCACTCTGTCAGGTAG